The Bosea sp. F3-2 genome window below encodes:
- a CDS encoding aminoglycoside adenylyltransferase domain-containing protein, producing MGVLELPTHRTNVPAEASSALPLLKHRLGISLSAVYLHGSAVAAGLRTRSDVDLLAVVEEEVPASIRADLSSDLLAVSGHYPFDRLGRRPLEVIIIRRTDLEGMPYPARAEFVYGEWLRTALESGAIPEAEANPEFTLLLAQAREEAVPLIGPDITDLVPVIPSAIIRKAIGDLLPELIRAVEGDERNVLLTLARMWNTATTGQFVSKDSAAEWAGAKLSDRAADILALARDAYLGRAEDELHCRRTEVSQAVDEMRDGVVSALQPFE from the coding sequence ATGGGAGTTTTGGAACTGCCGACCCACCGAACAAATGTCCCAGCCGAAGCTTCAAGCGCATTGCCGCTTCTGAAACATCGACTCGGAATTTCTCTTTCGGCAGTCTATCTGCACGGCTCTGCCGTAGCCGCAGGGCTGCGCACGAGGAGCGACGTCGATCTGCTCGCTGTCGTGGAGGAGGAGGTGCCCGCATCCATACGTGCGGACCTCTCGTCCGATCTCCTAGCTGTTTCAGGGCACTACCCCTTCGACAGGCTCGGTCGTCGGCCGCTTGAGGTCATCATCATACGACGGACCGATCTCGAAGGCATGCCGTATCCGGCGCGAGCGGAGTTCGTCTACGGCGAATGGTTGCGGACCGCTCTCGAAAGTGGGGCCATCCCGGAAGCGGAGGCGAACCCGGAGTTCACTCTGCTTCTCGCGCAGGCGAGAGAAGAAGCGGTCCCCCTGATCGGCCCGGACATCACCGATTTGGTTCCCGTCATACCGTCCGCCATCATACGCAAAGCGATCGGTGATCTCCTGCCGGAACTGATCCGGGCCGTCGAAGGGGACGAGCGTAACGTGCTGCTGACGCTGGCGCGCATGTGGAATACGGCCACGACAGGTCAGTTTGTGTCCAAGGATAGTGCTGCGGAGTGGGCAGGGGCGAAGTTGTCCGACCGCGCCGCAGATATCCTCGCCCTCGCGCGAGATGCATATCTTGGACGCGCCGAGGACGAGTTGCATTGTCGGCGAACGGAGGTGTCGCAGGCGGTCGACGAAATGCGCGACGGCGTCGTGTCTGCGCTGCAACCATTCGAGTGA
- a CDS encoding riboflavin synthase subunit alpha, whose amino-acid sequence MFTGIVQAVAKVEAIKDDNGIRTFALEFPEGFTEDLAIGASVAVDGVCLTATTIETAKRVLFDVMLQSLAVTTLGDCEVGTLVNVERAAKDGAEIGGHPLSGHIDFAARVDLIKEYGANKSIRFSIPRPFERYIFAKGYIAINGCSLTVSECNKAESWFEIWLIPETRRVTNLDFKREGEMLNVEIDRSTQVVVDTVRDAVAESLGELRPLLETVLKERGLVLEDLVKPSGLLPPRQH is encoded by the coding sequence ATGTTTACTGGGATTGTTCAGGCGGTTGCGAAGGTTGAGGCCATCAAAGATGACAACGGCATTCGGACATTTGCGCTCGAGTTCCCCGAAGGCTTCACCGAGGATCTGGCTATCGGAGCCAGCGTGGCAGTGGATGGAGTTTGCCTGACCGCGACGACCATCGAAACTGCCAAGCGAGTGCTTTTCGACGTCATGCTTCAGAGCCTGGCCGTCACCACGCTGGGAGACTGCGAGGTCGGCACGTTGGTCAACGTCGAGCGCGCAGCAAAAGATGGAGCCGAAATCGGCGGACATCCTCTCTCAGGGCATATCGACTTTGCAGCGCGAGTCGACCTCATCAAGGAATACGGGGCCAACAAGTCCATCCGGTTCTCCATTCCCAGGCCCTTTGAACGCTATATTTTTGCGAAGGGTTACATCGCAATCAACGGGTGCAGCCTCACGGTCTCCGAATGCAACAAGGCCGAAAGCTGGTTCGAGATTTGGCTCATCCCTGAAACGCGCCGCGTAACGAACCTCGATTTCAAACGTGAGGGCGAGATGCTCAACGTAGAGATCGATCGGAGTACACAGGTCGTCGTCGACACCGTAAGGGATGCCGTTGCTGAAAGCCTCGGCGAACTGCGGCCGCTCCTTGAGACTGTGCTGAAGGAACGGGGTCTGGTTCTCGAAGATCTGGTGAAACCGTCCGGGCTGTTGCCCCCGCGGCAGCATTGA